From a region of the Fischerella sp. JS2 genome:
- a CDS encoding sulfatase-like hydrolase/transferase, translated as MSNNLVYIIMDSCRYDSYAAAATPNIDQLGKAECRYSYASWTSPSHYTMLMGMIPHQSPRGVFASEVYKQEFVKWVDRLNIPNLSFKTFVPYLSLPKVLQDNGYKTIARVSMPVLNQFTNINKHFDDYKLMPNHNDFPSMINEMEFPDDQPRFYFFNLGETHYPYMLKGDDLPRISGVHGVFKNIDEFLLVGEKSEEKSFFEPEEMTRLHQQQISCVEYVDKLIGELFNKCPDNTHIIITADHGELFGEDGYFGHGPIMHSKCFEVPFLEGIRP; from the coding sequence ATGTCAAACAATCTTGTATATATCATCATGGATAGCTGTCGATATGACAGCTATGCAGCAGCTGCAACACCCAATATTGATCAACTAGGAAAAGCAGAGTGCCGTTATAGCTATGCATCTTGGACTTCCCCCTCTCACTACACTATGCTGATGGGTATGATTCCACATCAAAGCCCGCGTGGTGTGTTCGCTTCAGAGGTGTACAAGCAGGAGTTTGTCAAATGGGTAGATCGTTTAAATATCCCAAATCTGTCTTTTAAAACTTTTGTGCCTTACTTATCTTTACCGAAAGTTTTACAGGACAATGGCTATAAGACGATCGCCAGAGTTTCTATGCCTGTTCTTAATCAATTTACTAACATTAATAAGCATTTTGATGATTATAAATTAATGCCGAATCATAATGATTTTCCATCCATGATTAATGAAATGGAATTTCCTGATGACCAACCTCGTTTTTACTTTTTCAATTTAGGTGAAACTCATTATCCTTACATGCTGAAGGGAGATGATCTGCCTCGAATTTCAGGTGTACATGGAGTGTTTAAAAATATCGATGAGTTTCTGCTAGTTGGTGAAAAATCAGAAGAAAAAAGCTTTTTTGAACCAGAAGAAATGACTCGTTTACATCAGCAACAAATTAGTTGCGTGGAGTATGTAGATAAATTGATTGGTGAATTATTTAATAAATGTCCTGACAATACTCACATCATCATCACTGCTGATCACGGGGAATTATTTGGGGAAGACGGTTATTTTGGACACGGACCAATTATGCATTCTAAGTGTTTTGAGGTTCCATTTTTAGAGGGAATACGCCCGTAG
- a CDS encoding cation-translocating P-type ATPase translates to MSAHSLPDSTIVWHSLEVDKAIELLSTNADTGLSPQEAQQRLEQYGANELEETGGRSAWEILVDQFKNIMLLMLIAVAIVSGILDLLALQRGELKAGEVPFKDTIAILAIVVLNGILGYVQESRAEKALAALKKLSSPNVRVIRDGKPSEVAAKDLVPGDVMLIEAGVQVAADGRLLEGSNLQIRESALTGEAEAVNKQAETTLPEETGIGDRINSVFQGTEVVQGRGKVLVTNTGMQTELGKIAAMLQSVESEPTPLQQRMTQLGNVLVTGSLVLVAVVVIIGLLRGGNLTELLEVSLSMAVAVVPEGLPAVITVTLALGTQRMVRRKALIRKLPAVETLGSVTTICSDKTGTLTQNKMVVQSLYTNASTSNPGEKTSNHQEFRVTGEGYAPTGEFQLQNNKVEVQDYRELQALLVACAVCNDSVLQQQQGQWTILGDPTEGALVTLAAKGGIEKDQWDSKLPRVGEFPFSSERKRMSVISRVEQVETGVSSLTDVDPIISYLVNSHNYLMFTKGSPELILARCTQLYVGNGTTPLTQKQRDEILAQNDRMASNGLRVLGFAYKPLGEIPPEGSDETSEQELVWLGLVGMLDAPRPEVRAAVQECREAGIRPIMITGDHQLTARAIATDLGIAQAGDRALTGQELQRMSDQDLEQNVDLVSIYARVAPEHKLRIVQALQRRGRFVAMTGDGVNDAPALKQADIGIAMGITGTDVSKEASDMVLLDDNFATIVAATEEGRVVYTNIRRFIKYILGSNIGEVLTIAAAPILGLGGVPLTPLQILWMNLVTDGLPALALAVEPPEPDVMKRPPFSPRESIFARGLGSYMIRIGIIFAIITIILMMWAYNHSTSISGDGLSPERWKTMVFTSLCLAQMGHAIAIRSNNRLTIEMNPFSNPYVLGAVVLTTILQLMLVYVPPLRNFFGTHYITLPELWICLGFSALMFVWIEIEKIFFRVMGKKTV, encoded by the coding sequence ATGTCTGCTCATTCTCTGCCTGATTCAACTATTGTTTGGCACAGTTTAGAAGTTGATAAAGCAATAGAACTGCTCTCTACGAATGCAGACACTGGCTTATCACCTCAAGAAGCGCAACAGCGATTGGAACAATACGGAGCGAACGAACTCGAAGAAACTGGTGGTCGCAGTGCCTGGGAAATTTTGGTAGATCAGTTCAAAAACATCATGTTGTTAATGCTGATCGCTGTGGCAATTGTTTCTGGGATTTTAGACTTGCTGGCTTTGCAAAGGGGCGAGTTAAAAGCGGGAGAAGTACCATTCAAAGATACGATCGCAATCTTAGCAATTGTAGTCCTCAATGGAATCCTTGGTTATGTTCAAGAAAGCCGTGCCGAAAAAGCCCTGGCAGCGCTGAAAAAACTTTCCTCTCCCAACGTCCGTGTCATTCGTGATGGTAAACCATCAGAGGTGGCAGCTAAGGATTTAGTGCCGGGGGATGTGATGCTCATAGAGGCAGGAGTGCAAGTAGCAGCAGATGGTCGCTTGCTGGAAGGATCAAACTTGCAAATCCGAGAATCGGCACTCACGGGTGAAGCCGAAGCGGTTAACAAACAGGCAGAAACCACATTGCCTGAAGAGACAGGAATAGGCGATCGCATCAATTCAGTATTTCAAGGTACAGAAGTTGTCCAAGGACGGGGCAAAGTTCTAGTTACCAATACCGGGATGCAAACCGAACTCGGCAAAATTGCTGCCATGTTACAGTCGGTGGAAAGTGAACCTACACCGTTGCAACAACGGATGACTCAGCTTGGTAATGTTCTGGTGACAGGTTCTTTGGTTTTGGTAGCTGTTGTTGTAATTATAGGGTTGCTGCGTGGTGGCAACTTAACAGAACTATTAGAAGTTTCTTTAAGTATGGCAGTGGCGGTCGTGCCAGAAGGTTTACCTGCTGTGATCACCGTTACCCTAGCTTTGGGAACTCAACGCATGGTGCGGCGCAAAGCTTTAATTCGCAAACTACCAGCAGTAGAAACTCTCGGTTCTGTAACTACAATCTGTTCTGATAAAACCGGGACTTTGACTCAGAACAAGATGGTAGTGCAATCTCTCTACACCAATGCTTCTACCTCAAATCCAGGTGAAAAAACTTCCAACCATCAAGAATTCCGCGTTACAGGAGAAGGTTACGCTCCTACAGGCGAGTTTCAACTGCAAAATAATAAAGTCGAGGTACAAGATTACCGAGAACTACAAGCTTTATTAGTTGCCTGTGCTGTTTGTAATGATTCTGTCTTACAACAGCAACAAGGACAGTGGACTATTTTAGGAGACCCAACAGAGGGTGCATTAGTGACACTGGCAGCCAAAGGAGGAATTGAAAAAGACCAGTGGGATAGTAAATTGCCTCGGGTGGGTGAGTTTCCGTTTTCTTCAGAAAGAAAGCGGATGAGTGTAATTTCTAGAGTTGAACAAGTAGAAACTGGTGTCTCATCTTTAACTGATGTTGATCCGATTATTAGCTATTTGGTGAACTCCCATAACTATTTAATGTTTACCAAAGGCTCACCAGAATTAATTTTGGCTCGTTGCACTCAACTTTATGTAGGTAATGGCACTACTCCCCTGACTCAAAAACAGCGAGATGAGATACTAGCTCAAAATGATCGCATGGCTTCTAATGGTCTGCGGGTGCTAGGTTTTGCTTATAAACCCCTTGGGGAAATTCCACCGGAAGGTTCAGATGAGACATCCGAACAAGAATTAGTTTGGTTGGGCTTAGTGGGAATGCTGGATGCACCCCGTCCAGAAGTGAGGGCGGCGGTACAAGAGTGTCGAGAAGCAGGCATTCGACCGATAATGATTACCGGTGATCACCAGTTAACAGCCCGGGCGATCGCGACCGATCTAGGAATTGCCCAAGCAGGCGATCGCGCCCTGACTGGTCAAGAACTGCAACGGATGAGCGACCAAGACCTAGAGCAAAATGTAGACTTGGTAAGTATTTATGCTCGAGTCGCTCCAGAACACAAACTGCGAATTGTCCAAGCTTTACAGCGTCGGGGCAGATTTGTTGCGATGACTGGTGATGGTGTCAACGATGCCCCAGCCCTCAAACAAGCTGACATTGGTATTGCTATGGGTATCACTGGCACTGATGTTAGTAAAGAAGCCAGCGACATGGTGCTACTAGATGACAACTTCGCCACTATCGTTGCTGCGACTGAGGAAGGTCGGGTTGTTTACACTAATATCCGCCGTTTTATCAAATACATTTTGGGTAGTAACATCGGTGAAGTTCTCACGATTGCAGCTGCGCCTATCTTGGGATTAGGAGGAGTTCCCCTCACACCCCTACAAATTCTTTGGATGAACTTGGTGACAGACGGTTTACCAGCTTTAGCCTTAGCTGTAGAACCCCCCGAACCAGATGTGATGAAGCGTCCGCCTTTCAGTCCCCGTGAAAGTATTTTTGCTAGAGGCTTGGGGTCTTACATGATTCGGATCGGGATTATTTTTGCGATCATTACCATTATTTTGATGATGTGGGCGTACAATCATTCCACTAGCATATCTGGTGATGGGCTGAGTCCAGAACGGTGGAAAACAATGGTATTCACTTCCCTGTGTCTTGCCCAAATGGGTCATGCGATCGCAATTCGCTCCAACAACAGACTGACAATAGAGATGAATCCATTTTCCAATCCTTATGTATTAGGGGCAGTTGTTTTAACCACAATCTTGCAACTGATGCTGGTTTATGTTCCTCCCCTGCGCAATTTCTTCGGCACTCACTATATTACTTTGCCAGAATTGTGGATTTGTCTTGGCTTCAGCGCTTTAATGTTTGTGTGGATTGAAATAGAAAAGATTTTCTTCCGAGTGATGGGCAAGAAAACCGTGTGA
- a CDS encoding alpha/beta hydrolase: MCNTLHVEVKGDRYYLQDSGSGKECVLLLHGWPDDSKLWRNQVSALVNAGYRVICPDLLGYGLSDQPQDIERYTIFTLANDIICLLDSLGLDKVHLVAHDYGAVIGWEIAIAYSTRLKSFVTISVGHLACLLDLSFDILRYEWIYFLNIHKVAPQLYRASNGRLLREVLRTHPDREKILQRALKPGVLEGMQKLEQANPLPEILLASLEGKLPKPQLVSVPTFAIWSQQDDFLWEAQIKESSKYVAAEWRYERVEEAGHWFMLEQPQKMNRLLLDWLVKY; encoded by the coding sequence ATGTGCAATACCCTACATGTAGAAGTAAAAGGCGATCGGTACTATTTACAAGATTCAGGTTCAGGTAAAGAATGTGTATTATTACTGCACGGCTGGCCTGATGACAGTAAGTTATGGCGAAATCAAGTTTCAGCTTTAGTGAATGCAGGCTACCGCGTCATTTGTCCAGATTTGCTCGGTTACGGACTCAGTGATCAACCCCAGGATATTGAGCGGTATACAATTTTCACTCTAGCCAATGATATTATCTGCCTACTCGATAGTCTTGGTTTAGATAAAGTTCATTTAGTAGCGCATGATTATGGGGCTGTGATCGGCTGGGAAATTGCAATAGCCTACTCAACTCGTTTAAAGAGTTTTGTGACTATATCAGTTGGTCACTTGGCTTGTTTGCTAGATTTATCTTTTGATATTCTGCGTTATGAATGGATTTACTTTTTGAACATCCATAAAGTTGCACCTCAGCTTTATCGCGCTAGCAATGGTCGATTGTTGCGCGAAGTGCTGCGTACTCACCCAGACAGGGAGAAAATTTTGCAACGTGCTTTAAAGCCAGGTGTACTCGAAGGAATGCAAAAATTAGAGCAAGCCAACCCACTTCCTGAAATTTTGCTTGCTTCCCTAGAGGGAAAATTACCTAAACCTCAATTGGTGTCTGTTCCTACTTTTGCTATCTGGAGTCAGCAAGACGATTTTCTCTGGGAAGCGCAAATCAAAGAATCAAGCAAATATGTAGCAGCAGAATGGCGGTATGAAAGAGTTGAAGAAGCAGGACATTGGTTTATGCTTGAACAACCTCAAAAGATGAATCGCCTACTGCTAGATTGGCTGGTCAAATATTAG
- a CDS encoding AraC family transcriptional regulator: MPKPILPNLDMTNMEDLNQVLYCPPLLTSQQANWNNIFLAHYQHPGSETCEHTMQQLTLEIMDINSWTHHERRMGGNHLSYRLGGSEICICPAYTSHWTWWEETISFTILTFKSLFWETIVGQILDRKQLEFIPKWQIFDPLIQNVVNALKADLEAGCPAGSLYGESFGTALAVHLIKNFSVSKHYFPVYSEGLPKYKLKQVINYIEANLSEDIKLADLANIAGISCYYFCRLFKQSLHMTPHQFVIYRRVELAKQLLKQLDLSIADVALMCGFAHQSHLSRHFRRLVGLSPKEFRNY, translated from the coding sequence ATGCCTAAACCCATATTGCCAAATTTAGATATGACGAATATGGAGGACTTGAATCAAGTTCTCTATTGTCCACCATTATTGACTAGCCAACAAGCTAACTGGAACAATATTTTTCTCGCTCACTATCAACATCCTGGTTCCGAAACTTGCGAACACACGATGCAACAGTTGACGCTAGAAATTATGGATATCAATTCATGGACGCATCATGAACGCCGTATGGGTGGTAATCATTTGTCATATCGGCTTGGTGGTAGCGAAATTTGTATTTGTCCGGCTTACACTAGTCATTGGACATGGTGGGAAGAAACAATATCTTTTACGATACTGACATTTAAATCCCTATTTTGGGAAACAATTGTTGGTCAGATATTAGATAGGAAGCAACTTGAATTTATACCAAAATGGCAAATTTTTGACCCATTAATTCAAAACGTGGTCAATGCTCTCAAAGCGGATTTAGAAGCTGGGTGTCCAGCAGGAAGTTTATACGGTGAGTCTTTTGGTACGGCTCTAGCAGTACATTTAATTAAAAATTTCTCCGTATCAAAACATTATTTTCCTGTATATTCTGAGGGATTACCAAAATATAAACTCAAGCAAGTTATAAATTATATCGAAGCAAATTTAAGTGAAGATATCAAACTGGCAGACTTAGCAAATATAGCGGGAATTAGTTGTTATTACTTTTGTCGCCTGTTCAAACAGTCGTTACACATGACACCGCATCAGTTTGTAATTTATAGGCGAGTAGAACTTGCAAAGCAGCTTCTCAAACAATTGGATTTAAGTATTGCAGATGTAGCGCTGATGTGTGGTTTTGCTCATCAAAGCCATCTTAGTCGTCATTTTCGGCGCTTGGTTGGTCTGTCTCCTAAGGAGTTTCGGAATTACTAG
- a CDS encoding cytochrome ubiquinol oxidase subunit I, giving the protein MEFLSNTVALSRMQFALTAIFHMLWPVLTTGMAIYLVIVEGIWLKTRNPDYYYHARFWSKLYILNFGIGVATGIPMEFQFGTNWAPLSEAIGNFFGSVIGFEASWAFMLEAAFLGIMVFGWERVHPIIHFISTILVAVGANLSTFWILAANSWLQTPAGGEMVNGKFIVHDYFQGIFNPFMAVSVSHMFLGTLETSLFVIGGISAWYIFNNRHSAFFAKAFKIALAAAIAVAPLQLYVGHLSGEQVYHYQPSKLAAMEAQWHTTPAGQPADWSLIALPNEQAEQNDWEITIPGALGYILEFKQKLSEPVLGLKEWQPADRPHLVGLIYYSFRIMIAIGFFLAGLMLVSTIQWLRGKLSPENIAQQRLLMLGWIFAAPLGYIAVESGWIVRCVGRQPWTVYGLIRTADAASNVPASNVLTTLTGFAIVYSLLFVAVLYFGSRIIRRGPRLDLPIPGVEDQPAVETTPGEFIPDERPVEAQQ; this is encoded by the coding sequence ATGGAATTTTTGTCTAACACTGTAGCGTTGTCGCGGATGCAGTTTGCGCTGACAGCCATATTTCATATGCTTTGGCCTGTACTGACTACAGGTATGGCAATTTATCTAGTGATTGTAGAGGGAATATGGTTAAAGACCCGTAACCCAGATTACTACTACCATGCCCGCTTTTGGTCAAAACTTTACATTTTAAACTTTGGTATCGGTGTAGCTACTGGTATTCCGATGGAGTTTCAGTTTGGCACAAACTGGGCTCCTCTATCGGAAGCAATTGGTAATTTTTTTGGTAGCGTCATCGGCTTTGAAGCTTCCTGGGCATTTATGCTAGAAGCGGCTTTTTTAGGAATTATGGTTTTTGGCTGGGAACGTGTCCACCCAATCATTCACTTTATTTCTACGATTCTGGTTGCTGTTGGTGCTAACTTATCAACCTTCTGGATTTTGGCAGCTAATTCTTGGTTGCAAACTCCTGCGGGTGGAGAAATGGTCAACGGTAAGTTTATTGTCCACGATTACTTTCAGGGTATTTTCAATCCGTTTATGGCGGTGAGTGTGTCGCATATGTTTTTAGGCACACTGGAGACATCACTGTTTGTAATTGGTGGAATTAGTGCCTGGTATATTTTCAATAATCGTCACAGCGCCTTCTTTGCCAAGGCTTTTAAGATTGCTTTAGCAGCTGCGATCGCTGTTGCACCATTGCAGTTATATGTAGGACACTTGAGTGGGGAACAAGTATATCACTACCAGCCTTCCAAACTAGCAGCAATGGAGGCACAATGGCATACAACCCCAGCTGGACAGCCAGCAGATTGGAGTTTAATAGCTTTACCCAATGAGCAAGCAGAACAAAATGATTGGGAAATCACTATTCCTGGGGCTTTGGGCTACATCTTGGAATTCAAACAAAAACTTTCCGAACCTGTACTCGGTTTAAAAGAATGGCAACCAGCCGATAGACCACACCTAGTAGGATTAATTTACTACTCGTTCCGGATCATGATTGCTATTGGCTTCTTTTTAGCAGGATTGATGCTAGTCAGTACTATTCAATGGCTACGTGGAAAACTCTCCCCAGAAAACATTGCCCAGCAGCGCTTGTTAATGCTGGGCTGGATTTTTGCTGCTCCTTTAGGATACATAGCAGTAGAGTCAGGCTGGATAGTCCGTTGTGTGGGCAGACAACCTTGGACTGTCTACGGACTGATTCGCACAGCTGACGCTGCCTCAAATGTCCCTGCTAGTAACGTCTTAACAACTTTAACAGGCTTCGCTATAGTTTACAGCCTGTTGTTTGTTGCTGTTTTATATTTTGGTAGTAGGATTATTCGCAGAGGCCCCAGACTAGATTTACCAATACCAGGGGTAGAAGACCAACCCGCAGTAGAAACTACTCCTGGAGAGTTTATCCCTGATGAACGTCCTGTGGAAGCACAACAATAG
- the recF gene encoding DNA replication/repair protein RecF (All proteins in this family for which functions are known are DNA-binding proteins that assist the filamentation of RecA onto DNA for the initiation of recombination or recombinational repair.), whose amino-acid sequence MYLKTLHLRQFRNYQEQQVEFTAPKTILVGNNAQGKSNLLEAVELLATLRSHRTFRDRDLVQEAEELAQISASLKRETGISTLNLILRRNGRRTVNLNGENLRRQIDFLGVLNAVQFSSLDLELVRGGPEGRRHWLDTLLIQLEPIYAHILQQYHQVLRQRNAFLKRNIETSQGVPVQTEELAIWDAQLATAGTRVIRRRERAIQRLAPIAKMWHASISGSQEILQIKYSPNVPLEQNHSQKVQQAFLEKLQQRTIAELHQGTTLVGPHRDEIELTINQTPARQYGSQGQQRTLVLALKLAELQLIEDVVGEPPLLLLDDVLAELDPSRQNQLLDTIQDRFQTIITTTHLGAFDSQWLNSSQILYVKTGKISPEKVGVGRQQAEGMFQE is encoded by the coding sequence ATGTATTTAAAAACCCTCCATCTGCGACAGTTTCGTAACTATCAAGAGCAGCAAGTTGAGTTTACTGCTCCCAAAACGATTTTGGTGGGCAATAATGCTCAAGGAAAATCTAATTTGCTGGAGGCGGTGGAGTTATTAGCAACATTGCGATCGCATCGTACCTTTCGCGATCGCGATTTAGTGCAAGAAGCAGAAGAACTTGCTCAAATTAGTGCTTCTCTCAAACGAGAAACTGGCATTAGCACTCTCAACTTAATTTTGCGTCGTAATGGTCGTCGTACAGTTAACCTCAATGGTGAAAATCTCCGGCGACAAATTGACTTTCTCGGTGTCCTTAATGCCGTACAATTTTCTAGCTTGGACTTGGAACTAGTACGTGGCGGTCCAGAAGGTCGTCGTCACTGGCTAGATACTCTGTTGATTCAACTAGAACCAATATACGCCCATATATTACAACAATATCACCAAGTATTACGTCAACGTAATGCCTTTCTCAAACGCAATATCGAGACTAGCCAAGGCGTACCTGTGCAAACTGAAGAATTAGCTATATGGGATGCACAGCTAGCGACAGCAGGTACACGGGTAATTAGGCGTCGAGAACGAGCTATACAGCGACTCGCTCCCATAGCCAAAATGTGGCACGCTAGCATTAGTGGCAGTCAAGAAATTTTGCAAATCAAATACTCACCAAACGTTCCTTTAGAACAAAATCACTCACAAAAGGTGCAGCAAGCCTTTCTAGAAAAGCTTCAACAAAGAACTATTGCGGAATTGCATCAAGGCACTACTCTTGTTGGGCCACATCGAGACGAAATAGAATTAACAATTAATCAAACGCCAGCGCGTCAATACGGTTCCCAAGGTCAGCAAAGAACCCTCGTACTAGCTTTAAAATTAGCTGAATTGCAACTAATTGAAGATGTTGTAGGAGAACCACCACTGCTACTTCTCGATGATGTTTTAGCTGAACTAGATCCTTCTCGTCAAAATCAATTACTTGATACAATTCAAGACCGTTTTCAGACAATAATTACTACTACTCATTTAGGTGCTTTTGATTCCCAATGGTTGAATTCTTCTCAGATTCTGTACGTTAAAACAGGGAAAATATCTCCAGAAAAAGTAGGAGTTGGTAGACAACAAGCAGAAGGAATGTTCCAAGAATAA
- a CDS encoding TauD/TfdA family dioxygenase, with product MPSINMQITPITEQFGITVERTGDESILNLDVDEVIKLFKSSSLILFRGFETDVDKFKKFTELYCTSFMTYVGGAYSRDSINGDNTVLSVTGHKIACAVPFHGEMYYTKTQPKMMWFYCATPALSDGETTICDGIQVYNELSQTTKELFHSQRLKYIRTYPQDIWPKIYQTNDLAVVEKVCNENDMHLKVNEAEKSITTEYITSAIVLSKCGNYKVFLNNILPVIEQEVQGRNNSLVRFEDDSRIPENVIDELKEITDRLTQLVAWQKGDILMVDNTRLLHGRRAFSDNQRDIYVRLCNPAFSF from the coding sequence ATGCCATCTATAAATATGCAAATAACACCCATTACTGAACAATTTGGTATTACTGTTGAGAGAACAGGCGATGAAAGTATTCTGAATCTAGATGTAGATGAGGTTATTAAATTATTTAAGTCTTCTAGTCTAATACTTTTTAGAGGATTTGAGACTGACGTAGATAAATTTAAAAAATTTACAGAATTATATTGCACTAGCTTTATGACTTATGTCGGCGGTGCTTATAGTAGAGATTCTATCAATGGAGATAACACTGTCTTATCTGTAACAGGTCACAAAATTGCTTGTGCTGTTCCTTTTCATGGAGAAATGTACTACACGAAAACACAGCCAAAGATGATGTGGTTTTACTGTGCTACTCCGGCATTAAGTGATGGCGAGACAACTATTTGTGATGGCATTCAAGTTTATAATGAGTTAAGCCAAACTACTAAAGAATTATTCCATTCTCAGCGTTTGAAGTATATTCGTACTTATCCTCAGGACATTTGGCCAAAAATTTATCAAACTAACGATTTAGCAGTGGTAGAGAAAGTATGCAATGAGAATGATATGCACCTGAAGGTAAATGAAGCAGAAAAATCTATTACTACTGAGTACATAACATCTGCAATTGTTCTTAGTAAATGTGGTAATTACAAGGTATTTCTTAACAACATTTTACCTGTTATAGAGCAAGAAGTACAGGGCAGAAATAATAGTCTGGTCAGGTTTGAAGATGATTCACGAATTCCTGAGAATGTAATTGATGAACTCAAAGAAATTACTGATAGATTAACCCAATTAGTTGCATGGCAAAAAGGAGATATTCTGATGGTTGATAATACCAGATTACTTCATGGTAGAAGAGCTTTTTCTGATAATCAAAGAGACATTTACGTTAGGCTTTGTAATCCAGCTTTTTCGTTTTAA
- a CDS encoding transglutaminase family protein — protein MNFALPSLTASQMFGQKTIRPIGAAILSGIAFFQDTLIAIDSPKGYLLQIDPATDNTKILNPHQSREFTDVTGLAIWEDTLWVTRGNSVYLCKWNSWGLEHFVTLPYPANGIAVWESAVYVSCQKLGDIVIFNRHTRKEITRFYAPGVGVENLAVTDEILWACDATEQSVYCMDRATGEVKFSVLTPFESPTGIAVQTDKNTGQQTLYIAYASEEPYVRDNPNADPNHELAYRDRTFIHPLQYRYFLEKRYALSNGYLIEMSYVEEIAPIEEVYLQDLEWRIALPSDTDRQKVKHVEPVGLPFTEEIIDGQRVAVFKFDALTPGERHMFGWKAMLEVRGIKYRLTPADVEDIPELSPEYQSRYLVDNDELAMDTTIVRRAAQEAIGTETNLLRKMYSIRNYVYDQLSYGIKPYIDTPDRVLERGVGSCGEYVGVLLALCRLNGIACRTVGRYKCPTYAEHQHVPLQPDYNHVWLEFYIPGFGWLPMESNPDDIGNNGPYPTRFFMGLCWYHIEIGKGIPFETITSKGVRLTKEEISIGELAINHIRFTILGELPPF, from the coding sequence ATGAATTTTGCTCTTCCCAGTTTGACCGCTAGCCAGATGTTCGGGCAAAAAACAATTCGACCAATTGGTGCTGCCATTTTGAGTGGTATTGCTTTCTTCCAGGATACTCTGATTGCTATTGACTCTCCTAAAGGGTATCTGCTGCAAATAGATCCTGCCACTGACAACACAAAAATTCTCAATCCTCACCAAAGCAGGGAATTTACAGACGTCACTGGTTTGGCAATTTGGGAAGATACTCTCTGGGTGACAAGGGGTAACAGTGTTTATTTATGTAAATGGAATTCTTGGGGGCTGGAACATTTTGTTACCTTACCTTACCCTGCTAATGGCATTGCTGTTTGGGAATCAGCTGTCTATGTCAGTTGCCAAAAATTGGGAGATATCGTAATTTTTAATCGCCATACCCGCAAAGAAATTACCAGATTTTATGCTCCTGGTGTGGGGGTAGAAAATTTGGCTGTGACTGATGAAATTCTTTGGGCTTGCGATGCAACAGAACAAAGCGTTTACTGCATGGATCGAGCTACAGGGGAAGTTAAATTTAGTGTATTAACACCGTTTGAATCTCCTACAGGCATAGCAGTACAAACTGATAAAAACACAGGTCAACAAACTCTCTATATTGCCTACGCTTCTGAAGAACCTTATGTACGCGATAACCCAAATGCTGACCCTAATCATGAGCTAGCATATCGCGATCGCACGTTTATTCACCCACTTCAATATCGTTATTTCTTAGAAAAGCGCTACGCTCTTTCTAATGGCTATCTAATTGAAATGTCCTATGTGGAAGAAATAGCGCCGATTGAAGAGGTTTACTTACAAGACCTAGAATGGCGTATTGCCCTACCAAGCGACACAGATCGTCAAAAGGTTAAGCATGTAGAACCTGTGGGACTGCCTTTTACGGAAGAAATCATTGATGGACAACGGGTGGCTGTGTTCAAATTTGATGCCCTGACCCCCGGTGAACGACACATGTTTGGCTGGAAGGCGATGTTAGAAGTCCGAGGTATCAAATATCGTCTCACTCCAGCAGATGTAGAAGATATTCCGGAATTATCGCCAGAATACCAAAGCCGTTATCTCGTAGATAATGATGAATTGGCAATGGATACTACCATTGTTCGTCGTGCTGCCCAAGAAGCAATTGGTACAGAAACCAATTTGCTGCGGAAAATGTATAGTATCCGTAATTATGTTTACGATCAGCTAAGTTATGGTATTAAACCTTACATTGATACTCCAGATCGAGTATTAGAAAGAGGTGTTGGTTCTTGTGGTGAATATGTAGGTGTGTTGCTGGCTTTGTGTCGTTTAAATGGCATAGCTTGTCGCACTGTCGGACGCTACAAATGTCCTACCTACGCAGAACACCAACACGTTCCCCTGCAACCAGATTACAATCATGTATGGTTAGAATTCTACATCCCTGGTTTCGGTTGGTTACCAATGGAATCTAACCCTGATGATATTGGTAATAATGGCCCCTATCCTACACGGTTTTTTATGGGTTTGTGCTGGTATCACATTGAAATTGGTAAAGGCATTCCCTTTGAAACTATAACTAGTAAAGGTGTAAGGCTGACCAAAGAAGAAATTTCCATTGGTGAGTTGGCAATTAATCATATTCGCTTCACCATTTTAGGAGAGTTACCACCGTTTTAG